The genomic interval GGAGTCCTGCCCCGCTATGGAGAAATTGGAAGAGGTGGCTTCCTCTGTCATATCCATTTCGTCGAGCGAGAGGGGATTGAGACGCCAGGAAAGAGGGGCAAATGGATCGCGCATGGCTTCGCCGCCTGAGCCTTCGATCTGGCTATCATTCTGGGCAAGGCTCTGCGTGGTGTCGGTATCGTCCTGAGACTGGCTTGCGGCGACTTTTCCCTTCATCACGATGCGGTCAAGAACCCCGTAAGGATCTGAAAAAATTTCAGCTTCGGTAAAGGTTGGCAGCGGCCTGCTATCTTCTTTACCCCGAGAACGGGCCGCACTCGTTTGTCTACTCGGCCCATTGGCCTCTGCCGGGGCCTCCGACAGGGAGAGCGCGCGCCCGTCATCTGCGTCATCCTGCGGGGACGATGCCTTGGGAGGCGTGGCTTCTGGGCCGACTTTCATATCCTTTGGATCTGGATCTTCCAGTCCCTTGGGAAAGGATGTCATGGCCGAGAGTTTTACCGGGTTGAAATAGCGTGCGATATGCTTCTTGGCTGCATCATCGGTGCTGGAGATCAGCCACATGACCATGAAAAAGGCCATCATAGCCGTCATGAAGTCGGCGTGGGCGATCTTCCATACGCCGCTATGGGGTTTTTCGATATTGATATCATGGCGGCGGCGAATGATGATCAATTCCTTTTCTTGTGTCTGTTCCAGATCAGTCATCTTGCACCGCCTCTTCCAGTTGGGTCAGATAATCGGAAATACGCGTTTCGAAAACGCAAGAATCCACCTTGAGGGAAAGCTCGGTGGGTTCGTCCTGCAGATTTTGGGGAGCAACGTCGCCCACAAGTGCCGAGAGCTTTTCGCAATCCACTGCCGAGCTTAGTTGCTCAAGCAGATTTTCCGGGCCGCGCAAGATCGGGCTTTCTGCAACACAAACATGCAATGCCCGCTCGGCGACGTCAGAAAAGATCTCGATGATGCGGCGATGCGCCTGTTCCGCAAGAAAAGGCTGGAGCATTTCGGCCACCTGATCGGCAAGCTCGTTTTTGATCTCCACCATCTGATCGGCGACATGTCCATGAAGCTGGCGATGCAGCTCGGCGGCCAGCACCTGTTTCATGGCGTCGAATTCCTCGCGCAGTTTCAGCCGCTGCAGCGATAGCTGTTCCTGCCAGAGGAGTTCCGCGTCCTTCAGACCATTGGCCCAGGCTTCTGTACAATCGCTTTGGGTTTCCGCCCGCGCTTGGGGCGCCTCGACTTGCTTTGCAATTGGCAGTAGGCGATCAAGCCCGCCGAAGACAATCTCGGTTGGCTCTGTTTTGCCATGTGGCTTGACGTTGCCCAATGGTTTGACCTCGGCCTTGTCAAGAGGCTTATCCTTGACGGATGGGATCAGGTCTTTGAGTGGGATCGTCATCAAGCCGTCTCCGATTCATAGAACCACTGTTTAAGGATTGCGGCGGACTGCTCTTCGTTCATTTCGACCACCCTTTCCAGCTTGCGCACAGGGGAGGCATCCAGCTTCTTGGACAATTCCTCAATCAAGCCGGCATGGGTACTCGGATCAGAGGCCGGATAGCCCAGTTCGTCATCAAGGCCAAGCTCAAGGGCGGCTTCTTCGGGGGCATTGTCATTCGCTACCGGTTTTGGAACCAGGGCACTGATTGCCGGTCGCAGGCCGAACCAGATCAGCAAGGTGGAGACCACCAGAATACTCACGGCATTGACCACGTTGCCCGACTGCTGCAACAGTACCTGGGTTACGGTCAGCGGTGGCAGTGGTTCAAGTTCGCCGGTGCCGGCCTGGAAATCGACTACGGCAACTTTGATCTGATCCCCACGGGCGGCATTCAGGCCTGCCGCAGAAGAAGCCAACTGGCTGATTTCTTCGATATGCTTGTTGATGGCAGTGTTGATCGTTGCTTCATCGGCGCCATCACCCAAAGTTTCCAGAAGGTGGGCCCGGTTGACCAACACAGCGATGGAGAGACGTTCCACATCATAGCCCTCGCGGGTCTGCTCGACCTTCTTGGTTGAAATCTCGTAGTTGATCGTTTCCTCGCGGCGTTGATTTTCTTCCACCGATTGTTCGCTGCCGCTGTTGTCGACCTGTTCATCAGGGAGATTCTGCTCCACCGTGGTCGGTGGCTGAGAGCTGGCATTCTGGGCGCTTTCGCTTGAACGAACGGTCTGGATGCTGCGCTCGATGCGGCTGTCTGGGTCAAAAATCGTCTGCGCAACACGCTCCTTGTCCGTATTGAGCGTGGCGGCAACGGAAACCTGAAAGTTGGGAAGGCCAAGATAGGGTGTAAGGGTCTTGCGGATATTTTCCTGAATGCGATCAGAGACGAGCGTTTCGAGCCCGGCCATTTCGCCAGCGGAAGAGGCATCTTTGCCCTGACCGGATGCCAGCAGCTCGCCGGAGGAATCCAGCACCGTCACTTCGGCCGGTTTCATGCCCGGAACAGCGGCTGCCACCAGATAGCGGATGGCTTGAGCCGTCTGGAATTCCCCGGTGCCCGATCCCCGGATGACAACAGAAGCCGAAGGCAGCTGGTCCTTCTTGCGGAAGGACCCCTTTTCCGGCAACACGATATGCACGCGTGCCGACTGCACATCCTTCATCGACTGGATCGTTCGGCCCAATTCGCCTTCCAGCGCCCGAACGCGCGTAATCTCCTGCATGAAAGACGTAAGGCCCAGAGAGCCGAGATTGTCGAAAAGCTCATATCCTGCACTATCGCCGCGGGGCAATCCTCTTTCGGCCAGCAACATGCGGGCGCGCGACGCCGAGGAATGGTTGACGAGAACCGCCGAGCTTTCCGTGTTGACGTCAAAGCGGATGCCCGAATCCTGCAAGGCAGAGCCGATCCGCGTGATGTCTTCCCGGTCCAGTCCGGAATAAAGCACGGTCATCTGGGGTTTGGAGAGAAAATACGCCCCACCCCCGACCAACATAAGGGTCATAAGCCCGATAAGGCCAAGAGCCATGAGTCTTCTGGGACCGAGCTCTTTGAGATTTGCCAATATTTTTTCGGCTTGTTCACTTCCAGGCATCGAAATTCAACCCTCTTTCAAGCAAAAGGAAACGTCTCTTGTGACTATGGGCTGGCAAACTTGTGCGAAGCCTGTGCCGCGCGGTTGAATTGAAAA from uncultured Cohaesibacter sp. carries:
- the fliF gene encoding flagellar basal-body MS-ring/collar protein FliF; its protein translation is MPGSEQAEKILANLKELGPRRLMALGLIGLMTLMLVGGGAYFLSKPQMTVLYSGLDREDITRIGSALQDSGIRFDVNTESSAVLVNHSSASRARMLLAERGLPRGDSAGYELFDNLGSLGLTSFMQEITRVRALEGELGRTIQSMKDVQSARVHIVLPEKGSFRKKDQLPSASVVIRGSGTGEFQTAQAIRYLVAAAVPGMKPAEVTVLDSSGELLASGQGKDASSAGEMAGLETLVSDRIQENIRKTLTPYLGLPNFQVSVAATLNTDKERVAQTIFDPDSRIERSIQTVRSSESAQNASSQPPTTVEQNLPDEQVDNSGSEQSVEENQRREETINYEISTKKVEQTREGYDVERLSIAVLVNRAHLLETLGDGADEATINTAINKHIEEISQLASSAAGLNAARGDQIKVAVVDFQAGTGELEPLPPLTVTQVLLQQSGNVVNAVSILVVSTLLIWFGLRPAISALVPKPVANDNAPEEAALELGLDDELGYPASDPSTHAGLIEELSKKLDASPVRKLERVVEMNEEQSAAILKQWFYESETA